In one window of Henckelia pumila isolate YLH828 chromosome 1, ASM3356847v2, whole genome shotgun sequence DNA:
- the LOC140870406 gene encoding uncharacterized protein, protein MAISKRRPYSYSRITHEDPEETQHRLAQFLIYKTLQKADTRRSYSWLGIRIVRLRIKIGTRLKKMKRGFVSTVFSAKYDLCKQVNCVLRYWKQLLRGKRGTSVGSMIPPMLS, encoded by the coding sequence ATGGCTATCTCGAAGAGGCGGCCATATTCGTACTCGAGGATCACGCACGAAGATCCCGAAGAAACACAGCACAGGCTGGCGCAGTTCTTGATCTACAAGACTTTGCAGAAAGCAGACACTAGGAGATCATATTCATGGCTGGGGATTAGAATAGTTCGATTGAGAATCAAGATTGGCACGAggctgaagaagatgaaaagGGGTTTCGTTTCCACGGTTTTCTCTGCTAAATATGATCTCTGCAAGCAGGTTAACTGTGTCTTGAGATATTGGAAGCAATTGCTGCGTGGCAAACGAGGCACATCAGTTGGTTCCATGATCCCTCCAATGCTTTCATGA
- the LOC140878936 gene encoding heat shock 70 kDa protein 16 yields MSVVGFDIGNENSVIAAAKQRGIDVLLNDESKRETPTVVSFGEKQRFLGSAGAASATMHPKSTIYQIKRLIGRRFSESIVQDDLKLFPFEASEGPDGGILIHLQYLNEKQSFTPIQILAMFLAHLKQVTEKNLETQVTDCVIGIPSYFTDLQRRAYLQAAEIAGLTSLRLMHDCTATALGYGIYKTDLQSNSPTNVVFVDVGHSDTQVAVVSFLPRFMKVLSHACDDNLGGRDFDEVLFRYFASQFQEQDNINVYASARASIRLRAACEKLKKVLSANPEAPLNIECLMEEKDVKGYINRDDFENLSSYLLERIKNTCHRALHDSGLSVEMVHTVELVGSGSRIPAIAKILNSLFMKEPRRTINASECVALGCAIQCAMLCPTFRVREYEVQDCFPFSIGLALYERPTFKLASKTVFPRRYPFPSTKILALHTSDYIHMEAYYSNEEELPPGVPSRISCFKIGPVGVSHSEKAKIKIEVQLNLHGIFTIDSASLIKHRSDDSKVYNSRPLVSKNGEPSNQDNSGKADDLSDHERQTVTNRHDLLIDENVHGELMLGELSQAQEKESQLTQQDIDMERTKDKKNTLESYVYETRNKLLNKYRSFATDSEKEEISSNLQQTEEWLYDGGDDESEFVYTRKLEDLKKIVNPIEHRFTDEEARVLAARGLFNCILECRDAVESLPPGEREAVLAECRKADQWLRENIQQQNLLPKNADPIIWSSDITEKTEALTEMCNQLILRSRSFSSPEDAKESETRGQRDDMDVD; encoded by the exons ATGAGTGTGGTGGGGTTCGACATTGGAAACGAGAACAGTGTGATAGCAGCTGCTAAGCAACGGGGGATTGATGTGTTGCTGAATGATGAGTCAAAACGGGAAACTCCGACAGTGGTTTCATTCGGTGAAAAGCAGAGGTTTCTGGGCTCTGCTGGAGCTGCCTCCGCAACCATGCACCCAAAATCAACAATTTATCAAATCAAGAGATTGATTGGACGGAGATTTAGTGAATCCATCGTGCAAGATGACCTAAAATTGTTTCCTTTTGAGGCTTCTGAGGGCCCCGATGGTGGAATTTTGATTCACTTGCAATACTTGAATGAAAAACAAAGTTTTACACCAATTCAGATATTAGCAATGTTCCTTGCTCATTTAAAGCAGGTTACAGAGAAGAATCTTGAGACACAAGTTACTGATTGTGTGATTGGTATACCTAGTTACTTCACAGATTTGCAGAGGCGTGCATATTTGCAGGCTGCAGAAATTGCCGGGTTGACTTCGTTAAGGTTGATGCATGACTGTACTGCTACTGCTCTGGGCTATGGTATATACAAGACCGACTTGCAGAGCAATAGTCCAACAAATGTTGTTTTCGTGGATGTTGGTCATAGCGATACACAAGTTGCGGTGGTATCATTTCTTCCCAGGTTTATGAAGGTGTTATCACATGCTTGTGACGATAACTTAGGAGGAAGAGACTTTGATGAGGTTCTGTTTAGATATTTTGCTTCTCAGTTCCAGGAACAGGATAATATCAATGTGTATGCTAGTGCCCGAGCTTCTATAAGGCTGAGAGCAGCATGTGAGAAACTAAAGAAAGTGTTAAGTGCTAACCCCGAGGCACCACTGAATATCGAGTGCTTGATGGAAGAGAAAGATGTAAAGGGATACATTAATAGAGACGATTTTGAGAATCTATCATCTTATTTACTGGAAAGGATTAAGAACACCTGCCATAGGGCTTTGCATGATTCTGGTCTGTCTGTGGAAATGGTTCATACTGTTGAACTTGTTGGATCAGGTTCTCGAATACCTGCCAttgcaaaaatattaaattcactTTTCATGAAGGAGCCTCGTCGAACAATAAATGCTAGCGAATGTGTAGCTCTTGGCTGTGCCATTCAATGTGCGATGCTCTGCCCCACATTCCGTGTGAGAGAGTATGAG GTGCAAGATTGCTTCCCATTCTCAATTGGATTAGCATTATATGAAAGGCCGACATTCAAACTTGCATCCAAAACGGTATTTCCCAGGAGATATCCTTTTCCCAGTACAAAGATTCTTGCTTTGCACACAAGTGATTACATTCACATGGAAGCCTACTATTCAAATGAGGAGGAGCTACCTCCTGGCGTACCCTCCAGAATCAGTTGTTTTAAG ATTGGACCTGTCGGAGTTTCTCACTCAGAGAAAGCAAAGATCAAAATTGAAGTTCAACTAAACCTACATGGAATTTTTACCATAGATTCTGCTTCT CTGATCAAGCATCGCTCGGATGATTCTAAGGTGTATAACAGTCGTCCTTTAGTTTCAAAAAATGGGGAGCCAAGCAATCAAGACAATTCTGGCAAAGCAGATGACCTATCA GATCATGAAAGACAAACGGTTACTAATAGAcatgatttattaattgatGAGAATGTCCATGGTGAATTGATGTTGGGGGAACTCTCGCAAGCTCAAGAAAAAGAGTCTCAGTTAACCCAACAAGACATTGACATGGAGCGTACGAAAGATAAGAAAAACACACTGGAGTCTTATGTTTATGAAACGCGAAATAAG CTTTTGAATAAATATCGGAGTTTTGCCACTGATTCTGAAAAGGAAGAGATCTCCAGTAACTTGCAGCAAACAGAGGAATGGCTTTATGATGGAGGAGATGATGAGTCTGAATTTGTTTATACTAGAAAATTAGAGGATTTGAAAaag ATCGTTAATCCAATTGAACATCGATTTACTGATGAAGAAGCAAGGGTACTGGCAGCCCGAGGGCTATTCAATTGCATATTGGAGTGTCGGGATGCTGTAGAATCACTTCCACCTGGTGAAAGAGAAGCT GTATTGGCAGAATGCCGTAAAGCGGATCAGTGGCTTCGAGAAAATATCCAACAGCAAAATTTGTTACCCAAGAATGCTGATCCAATAATTTGGTCTAGTGACATAACAGAGAAAACCGAGGCGCTTACTGA GATGTGCAACCAATTGATACTACGCAGCCGTTCATTCTCAAGCCCAGAGGATGCCAAAGAATCAGAGACAAGAGGACAGAGGGATGATATGGATGTTGATTAA
- the LOC140886648 gene encoding uncharacterized GPI-anchored protein At1g61900 isoform X1 → MRGGVARSVNLYPLVVLLILPWIGTSYGSMSEYPKSFVIKERQADVFLPDTSPTASPQPFLPLLAPSPLAPFTNSTIPKLSGLCTLNFTALSSMMRLTSTDCMAAFAPLLANVVCCPQLEATLVILIGQSSNVTNRLALNGTLASHCLSDYEQILVAQGANVGLSKICSIHSSNLTEGSCPVSDVSEFESTVDSSNLLASCGRIDIVNECCEQVCQNAILDAARKLAQKAYTMLSLDGSHVLSDHTTRVNDCKGIVLRWLASKLDPLHAKDVLRGLSNCRINKVCPLNFPNMSYVIEGCSAVTSNQTACCNAVESYVSRLQRQSFVTNLQALNCAASLGVKLRKANITNDVYNQCHISLKDFSLQVGTQESGCLLPSLPSDVILDISAGVSFLCDLNDNIPAPWPSTSQLPASSCNKTIKIPALPAAASSGQSRLRCTDMNSLLLLMVSSAVSILV, encoded by the exons ATGAGAGGAGGGGTAGCTCGAAGTGTCAATCTCTATCCTTTAGTTGTGCTTTTGATTCTTCCTT GGATAGGAACATCTTACGGTTCCATGTCGGAATATCCCAAAAGTTTTGTGATAAAGGAAAGACAAGCTGATGTATTTTTGCCAGATACTTCTCCTACTGCCTCTCCTCAGCCCTTTCTTCCGCTTCTTGCACCTTCTCCCTTGGCACCATTCACAAATAGTACTATCCCCAAATTATCAG GGTTATGTACTCTGAACTTTACTGCCCTCTCAAGCATGATGCGATTGACGTCAACGGATTGCATGGCTGCATTTGCCCCATTGTTGGCCAACGTAGTGTGCTGCCCTCAATTAGAAGCCACTCTGGTCATTCTCATTGGTCAATCTAGTAATGTAACCAACAGACTTGCTTTAAATGGAACACTGGCCTCCCATTGCCTTTCAGATTATGAGCAAATTTTGGTGGCTCAGGGTGCCAATGTCGGTTTATCTAAGATATGCTCTATTCACTCATCAAATCTTACAGAAGGCTCTTGCCCGGTTAGCGATGTTTCCGAGTTTGAGAGCACGGTGGATTCATCTAACCTTCTTGCTTCATGTGGGAGGATTGATATTGTGAATGAATGCTGTGAGCAAGTTTGCCAGAATGCTATTTTGGATGCCGCCAGAAAGCTTGCTCAAAAAGCTTATACTATGTTGAGCTTGGATGGATCTCATGTACTTTCTGACCATACAACAAGGGTCAATGACTGCAAAGGTATTGTACTAAGGTGGCTTGCGAGTAAACTCGATCCTTTACATGCAAAAGATGTTCTTCGAGGACTATCAAACTGCAGGATTAATAAAG TTTGTCCTCTGAATTTCCCAAACATGAGCTATGTTATCGAAGGCTGCAGTGCTGTAACAAGTAACCAGACAGCATGTTGCAATGCTGTCGAGAGCTATGTGTCCCGCCTGCAAAGGCAGAGTTTTGTCACAAACTTGCAAGCTTTGAATTGTGCGGCTTCCCTTGGAGTAAAATTACGAAAAGCAAACATCACAAACGATGTTTATAACCAGTGTCATATCAGCCTCAAGGATTTCTCCCTCCAAG TTGGTACACAGG AGTCTGGATGCCTTTTACCGAGCTTGCCATCAGATGTGATTTTAGACATATCTGCCGGGGTCAGCTTCCTATGTGACTTGAACGACAACATTCCAGCTCCTTGGCCATCTACATCCCAGTTACCAGCTTCATCATGCAATAAAa CCATCAAAATTCCGGCACTGCCTGCTGCAGCATCATCTGGGCAAAGCC GTCTTCGCTGCACAGACATGAATTCATTACTGCTTTTAATGGTTTCTTCTGCTGTTTCGATTCTTGTGTAA
- the LOC140886648 gene encoding uncharacterized GPI-anchored protein At1g61900 isoform X2, with translation MRGGVARSVNLYPLVVLLILPWIGTSYGSMSEYPKSFVIKERQADVFLPDTSPTASPQPFLPLLAPSPLAPFTNSTIPKLSGLCTLNFTALSSMMRLTSTDCMAAFAPLLANVVCCPQLEATLVILIGQSSNVTNRLALNGTLASHCLSDYEQILVAQGANVGLSKICSIHSSNLTEGSCPVSDVSEFESTVDSSNLLASCGRIDIVNECCEQVCQNAILDAARKLAQKAYTMLSLDGSHVLSDHTTRVNDCKGIVLRWLASKLDPLHAKDVLRGLSNCRINKVCPLNFPNMSYVIEGCSAVTSNQTACCNAVESYVSRLQRQSFVTNLQALNCAASLGVKLRKANITNDVYNQCHISLKDFSLQG, from the exons ATGAGAGGAGGGGTAGCTCGAAGTGTCAATCTCTATCCTTTAGTTGTGCTTTTGATTCTTCCTT GGATAGGAACATCTTACGGTTCCATGTCGGAATATCCCAAAAGTTTTGTGATAAAGGAAAGACAAGCTGATGTATTTTTGCCAGATACTTCTCCTACTGCCTCTCCTCAGCCCTTTCTTCCGCTTCTTGCACCTTCTCCCTTGGCACCATTCACAAATAGTACTATCCCCAAATTATCAG GGTTATGTACTCTGAACTTTACTGCCCTCTCAAGCATGATGCGATTGACGTCAACGGATTGCATGGCTGCATTTGCCCCATTGTTGGCCAACGTAGTGTGCTGCCCTCAATTAGAAGCCACTCTGGTCATTCTCATTGGTCAATCTAGTAATGTAACCAACAGACTTGCTTTAAATGGAACACTGGCCTCCCATTGCCTTTCAGATTATGAGCAAATTTTGGTGGCTCAGGGTGCCAATGTCGGTTTATCTAAGATATGCTCTATTCACTCATCAAATCTTACAGAAGGCTCTTGCCCGGTTAGCGATGTTTCCGAGTTTGAGAGCACGGTGGATTCATCTAACCTTCTTGCTTCATGTGGGAGGATTGATATTGTGAATGAATGCTGTGAGCAAGTTTGCCAGAATGCTATTTTGGATGCCGCCAGAAAGCTTGCTCAAAAAGCTTATACTATGTTGAGCTTGGATGGATCTCATGTACTTTCTGACCATACAACAAGGGTCAATGACTGCAAAGGTATTGTACTAAGGTGGCTTGCGAGTAAACTCGATCCTTTACATGCAAAAGATGTTCTTCGAGGACTATCAAACTGCAGGATTAATAAAG TTTGTCCTCTGAATTTCCCAAACATGAGCTATGTTATCGAAGGCTGCAGTGCTGTAACAAGTAACCAGACAGCATGTTGCAATGCTGTCGAGAGCTATGTGTCCCGCCTGCAAAGGCAGAGTTTTGTCACAAACTTGCAAGCTTTGAATTGTGCGGCTTCCCTTGGAGTAAAATTACGAAAAGCAAACATCACAAACGATGTTTATAACCAGTGTCATATCAGCCTCAAGGATTTCTCCCTCCAAGGTTAA